From the genome of Ignavibacteriales bacterium, one region includes:
- the rpsU gene encoding 30S ribosomal protein S21, translated as MVGITVAENENIDKALKRFKKKYERSGVLKEFKKRTFFVKPSVEKRLEGIKAKRRASREQTMRDRRG; from the coding sequence TTGGTAGGAATTACAGTTGCAGAGAACGAAAATATTGATAAAGCGTTAAAACGTTTTAAGAAAAAATATGAACGTTCTGGTGTTTTAAAAGAATTTAAGAAGAGAACTTTCTTCGTTAAACCATCGGTTGAAAAACGGTTGGAAGGCATTAAAGCCAAACGGAGAGCTTCGCGCGAACAAACAATGCGCGATAGAAGAGGTTAA
- the secG gene encoding preprotein translocase subunit SecG: MYALLISISVILAVLLIIVVLLQSSKGGGLAGSFGGSGQFGTVFGTRRTADFLSKITWWIGAALLILAIVINLFFLPGQTTSAQRESIIQGGGRQSVPTAPALPQQRSTAPAQK; encoded by the coding sequence ATGTATGCACTTTTAATTTCTATTTCTGTAATTCTGGCGGTATTGTTAATTATTGTTGTATTGCTTCAATCAAGTAAAGGCGGCGGGTTAGCCGGTTCTTTCGGAGGTTCCGGTCAATTTGGAACTGTTTTCGGTACAAGAAGAACTGCGGACTTTCTTAGCAAGATTACCTGGTGGATCGGAGCGGCATTGTTAATTCTTGCCATTGTTATTAATCTTTTCTTTTTGCCGGGACAAACTACAAGTGCGCAAAGAGAAAGTATAATTCAAGGCGGAGGCAGGCAATCAGTTCCAACGGCGCCGGCATTACCACAACAGCGTTCTACTGCTCCTGCACAAAAATAA
- the obgE gene encoding GTPase ObgE: MFIDYAKVYIKAGDGGNGAVAFRREKYVPKGGPAGGNGGNGGSVIFKVDRNLTTLLDFQYKRKYLAEDGDPGGSSLKDGKSGKDIIIRVPIGTIIKDEEADEIIFDLDADEKEFVAVKGGKGGRGNSNFATPTQQTPRFAEDGRPGPEKFVVLELKLIADVGLVGFPNAGKSSLISVISDAKPKIADYPFTTLEPNLGIVRYKDFASITVADIPGIIEGAHLGKGLGLKFLRHIERTKILLLMIDITSEDYAKDYKTLLSELNQYSKVLSKKKKILAFTKSDLLEASDLKKVQKRKIRGYDGPVLIFSSATRFGLPELLDELWQQLKDDVS, translated from the coding sequence ATGTTCATAGATTATGCAAAAGTGTATATCAAGGCCGGTGACGGCGGAAACGGTGCAGTAGCATTCAGAAGAGAAAAATATGTTCCTAAAGGCGGACCAGCTGGGGGTAATGGCGGTAACGGCGGAAGTGTAATTTTTAAAGTCGATAGAAATCTTACAACTCTTTTAGATTTTCAATATAAAAGAAAATATTTAGCCGAAGATGGAGACCCGGGCGGTTCTTCTCTCAAAGACGGCAAAAGCGGAAAAGATATTATAATACGGGTGCCGATTGGTACAATCATAAAAGATGAAGAAGCAGACGAAATAATTTTTGATCTTGATGCCGATGAGAAGGAATTTGTTGCAGTCAAGGGCGGAAAGGGTGGAAGAGGCAACAGTAATTTTGCAACACCAACTCAACAGACTCCCCGTTTTGCAGAGGATGGAAGACCCGGTCCGGAAAAATTCGTGGTCCTTGAATTAAAATTAATTGCAGATGTTGGTTTGGTCGGATTTCCAAATGCCGGAAAATCCAGTTTGATTTCTGTAATCTCCGATGCAAAACCTAAAATTGCGGATTACCCATTCACAACACTTGAACCGAATCTTGGAATTGTTCGCTACAAAGATTTTGCGAGCATTACTGTTGCAGATATTCCGGGTATTATTGAAGGCGCGCATCTCGGTAAAGGATTGGGATTAAAATTTTTGCGTCACATCGAACGTACAAAAATTTTATTACTGATGATTGATATAACATCGGAAGATTATGCAAAAGATTATAAAACTCTTCTTTCAGAGTTGAATCAATATTCAAAAGTGCTTAGTAAGAAAAAAAAGATTTTAGCGTTCACAAAATCGGATCTACTGGAAGCATCCGATCTGAAAAAAGTTCAGAAAAGAAAAATTCGCGGTTATGATGGACCTGTTCTAATCTTTTCTTCGGCAACACGTTTTGGTCTGCCGGAATTATTAGATGAGCTATGGCAGCAGTTAAAAGATGATGTTAGTTAG
- a CDS encoding sigma-70 family RNA polymerase sigma factor, which yields MRAITNTLNDKELQKRYVEFEKEAIPHMDSIYNYALRMTGDEDDADDLVQETFMKAFRFFDKFEKGTNCKAWLFRIMKNSFINDYRKHTKEPNKVDYDDVQNFYENIKSDEVESKHYELDAFSDLLDDDVSKAIEKLPEDFRTVIILNDIEGFTYEEIADFVDIPVGTVRSRLHRARKMLYVQLFDYAKEKGFMRTGKSKR from the coding sequence ATGCGAGCAATTACAAATACATTGAACGACAAAGAGCTACAAAAACGTTACGTCGAATTCGAAAAGGAAGCCATTCCGCATATGGACTCGATCTATAACTATGCGCTTAGAATGACTGGCGACGAAGACGATGCCGACGACCTCGTTCAAGAAACATTTATGAAAGCATTCCGTTTTTTTGACAAATTTGAAAAAGGAACAAATTGTAAAGCGTGGTTATTCAGAATAATGAAGAACTCGTTTATTAACGATTACAGAAAGCACACAAAAGAGCCGAACAAAGTTGATTATGATGATGTACAGAACTTTTATGAGAATATTAAATCCGATGAAGTTGAATCCAAGCACTATGAGTTGGATGCCTTCAGCGATCTTTTAGACGATGATGTTTCTAAAGCAATTGAAAAATTGCCGGAGGATTTTAGAACGGTAATAATTCTTAATGATATTGAAGGATTTACTTACGAAGAGATTGCCGATTTTGTTGATATTCCCGTCGGTACTGTAAGATCAAGATTGCACCGAGCGAGAAAAATGCTTTACGTACAGTTATTCGATTATGCAAAAGAGAAAGGATTCATGAGAACAGGAAAATCAAAAAGATAA
- a CDS encoding M14 family zinc carboxypeptidase, giving the protein MNSKELFNEIFSDYDNFRELKLGSEFITHSELKQVLEQLKNINFFKIELLGKSVEEREIFSISFGTGKTNILAWSQMHGDEPTATAALFDILNFFASNNSFVKFRDSLLNEVTFHFVPMVNPDGAEIFKRENAFNIDLNRDALRLESYESKILWDYAAKIQPDFGFNLHDQNSYYTAGRTRKYSTISMLAPPIDHVKSINYTREKSMQVICRINETLSYFIPGQIARYNDDHEPRAFGDNFTRNGISSILIESGYHKNDLKKEFVRKLNFIALLSAFHSISEKDFEKIDYTKYYSIPENEELLFDLLLRNLTLDCNGNSFKIDIGINRKKYLDLESKKFLFKGTIAELGDLSIYNGIEEYDMTGFKFESSNWLAVDDPADLNLTGKAELKIINGSFSDSDYINTVLNEIAIG; this is encoded by the coding sequence TTGAATTCCAAAGAGCTATTTAATGAAATTTTTTCTGATTACGATAATTTCCGGGAATTAAAGTTAGGAAGTGAGTTTATAACTCATTCAGAACTGAAGCAGGTTTTGGAACAGTTGAAAAATATTAATTTTTTCAAAATCGAATTGCTTGGTAAATCTGTAGAGGAACGTGAGATTTTTTCCATTTCATTCGGCACTGGCAAAACAAATATTTTAGCCTGGTCTCAGATGCACGGTGATGAACCGACCGCAACCGCAGCGTTATTCGACATACTCAATTTCTTTGCTTCGAATAATTCATTTGTAAAATTTAGAGACAGTTTGCTAAATGAGGTAACATTTCATTTTGTGCCGATGGTAAACCCGGACGGTGCAGAAATATTCAAGCGTGAGAATGCATTCAATATCGATCTTAACCGCGATGCCCTACGGCTTGAATCTTACGAGTCAAAAATACTTTGGGATTATGCAGCAAAAATTCAACCGGATTTTGGATTCAACCTTCACGATCAAAATAGTTATTACACTGCCGGCAGAACTAGAAAGTATTCCACAATTTCTATGCTGGCGCCGCCAATCGATCATGTCAAGAGTATTAATTATACAAGAGAAAAAAGCATGCAAGTCATCTGCAGAATCAATGAGACGCTTTCTTATTTTATACCGGGACAAATTGCGCGTTATAATGACGATCATGAACCGCGAGCATTCGGTGATAATTTTACAAGGAATGGTATAAGCTCAATTTTAATCGAATCCGGTTATCATAAAAACGATTTGAAAAAAGAATTTGTCAGAAAGTTAAATTTTATTGCTTTGCTCTCAGCGTTTCATTCAATTTCAGAAAAAGATTTCGAAAAAATTGACTACACCAAATATTATTCAATACCCGAAAACGAAGAACTTCTTTTTGATCTCTTACTTCGGAATTTAACACTAGACTGCAACGGTAATAGTTTTAAGATTGATATCGGAATTAACCGGAAGAAATATTTGGATTTAGAATCGAAGAAATTCCTCTTTAAGGGAACGATTGCAGAACTGGGCGACCTTTCGATTTATAACGGAATTGAAGAATATGATATGACTGGATTCAAATTTGAGTCTTCAAATTGGCTTGCCGTTGATGATCCCGCCGACTTAAATTTAACCGGAAAAGCAGAATTAAAGATTATTAATGGATCTTTTTCGGATTCAGATTATATAAATACGGTGTTAAATGAAATCGCAATTGGTTAA
- a CDS encoding TIGR00730 family Rossman fold protein — translation MKKLNNGTVKAYNNLDFLNSTKARTIRILSEFYEPQARFARNKIRDTIVFFGSARIPSRKDALKILREAKKDKSASSKKKVDRALKMLEMSKYYEDAVELSKRLTLWSMALPVDEKRFIVCSGGGPGIMEAANKGAYLAKGHSIGLNISIPFEQFVNKYVDSELAFEFHYFFMRKFWFVFLAKALVAFPGGFGTLDEMMEVVTLIQTGKLSKPLKVIVYGESFWREVMNFDALIEHGVISKDDLKIFDFCSTVDEAFEKITTHFKKNYLNNHK, via the coding sequence ATGAAAAAACTAAACAATGGGACAGTTAAGGCTTATAATAATTTAGATTTTTTAAACTCTACCAAGGCTAGAACGATAAGAATACTCTCTGAATTCTATGAACCACAAGCTCGTTTCGCAAGAAATAAAATACGCGATACAATAGTTTTCTTCGGATCGGCAAGAATTCCTTCAAGAAAAGATGCTTTGAAAATATTGAGAGAAGCCAAAAAAGACAAATCCGCTTCCTCAAAGAAAAAAGTGGATAGAGCATTGAAAATGCTTGAAATGTCCAAGTACTATGAAGACGCGGTTGAGCTATCTAAAAGATTAACACTTTGGTCGATGGCTTTACCGGTGGATGAAAAGAGATTTATTGTTTGCAGCGGCGGCGGTCCTGGAATAATGGAAGCAGCCAACAAAGGCGCCTATCTTGCCAAAGGGCATTCGATTGGATTAAATATAAGTATTCCATTCGAACAGTTTGTTAATAAGTATGTCGATTCGGAATTGGCATTCGAGTTTCATTATTTCTTTATGAGAAAATTCTGGTTTGTTTTCTTGGCAAAAGCTCTTGTTGCTTTCCCCGGTGGATTTGGTACTCTTGATGAAATGATGGAAGTTGTTACTCTAATTCAGACCGGTAAACTATCCAAGCCGCTTAAGGTTATTGTGTATGGAGAAAGTTTTTGGCGCGAGGTAATGAACTTTGATGCATTAATCGAGCATGGTGTAATCAGTAAGGATGATCTGAAAATCTTTGATTTTTGCAGCACGGTAGATGAAGCATTTGAAAAGATCACAACTCATTTCAAGAAAAATTATTTGAATAATCACAAGTAA
- a CDS encoding universal stress protein, producing MFELKNIIVPTDFSKLSFTALEYAKDVAEKMEAEIHLIYVLEKTPPFLALSSLNVSEEEVMKSMEEQALKQLKETSRNITEDSSIKITEILRKGVDYEEIIKYSKEIHCDMIVLATHGRTGILHNLLGSVAEKVIRYAQCPVLVISPEEKGGLS from the coding sequence ATGTTCGAACTCAAAAACATAATCGTTCCAACAGATTTCAGTAAGCTATCATTCACAGCTTTGGAATATGCAAAAGATGTGGCGGAAAAAATGGAAGCGGAAATTCATTTGATTTATGTTTTGGAAAAAACACCGCCGTTTCTTGCATTAAGCAGTCTCAATGTTTCAGAAGAAGAAGTAATGAAATCGATGGAAGAACAGGCTTTAAAACAACTGAAAGAAACTTCCAGAAATATAACTGAAGATTCCTCCATCAAGATAACTGAAATCTTGAGGAAAGGTGTTGATTACGAAGAAATTATAAAATATTCTAAAGAAATTCATTGCGATATGATTGTGTTGGCAACACATGGACGGACTGGAATACTGCACAATTTGCTTGGCAGTGTTGCGGAAAAAGTCATCCGGTACGCCCAATGCCCGGTTTTAGTTATCTCCCCGGAAGAGAAAGGCGGATTAAGCTAA